Proteins from a single region of Kluyveromyces lactis strain NRRL Y-1140 chromosome A complete sequence:
- the COG1 gene encoding Golgi transport complex subunit COG1 (weakly similar to uniprot|P53079 Saccharomyces cerevisiae YGL223C COG1 Essential component of the conserved oligomeric Golgi complex (Cog1p through Cog8p) a cytosolic tethering complex that functions in protein trafficking to mediate fusion of transport vesicles to Golgi compartments), producing MSASLFREKSVAEVRDISVQLSRDVVKLREEFGKALKSNYQAVVDTNEQIHSLYENIQDLDSDLLQLCFGDEDLLPRMNDTELPSMKVAKRRGSDGTYGRESSFSSSVQKQHLEESYDFNIDEVQNTLKVSSWVVALTKFKRDPSVSDSLDKLLSSFSDLPITGNVLDYCEKLGEWVITEKPSLTLDQYLSLLSLTEESKYQFDSRVHTWLFDQIVQHPDILSGSVSPKVAQFMKTESFREAMSNRLISQYEAELKNWNAHKDDEIKEPELIDPYDTDKKTSTLVKDITMYELGLTDSRRILLHDCKEKVSELLVHLKSFTSETQYRQITDKLSQMLEKERIRILEDNNGDKPSYSASNMNTLVDALLLERNNSHYVTYLSM from the coding sequence ATGTCTGCTAGTCTATTTAGAGAGAAATCTGTGGCCGAAGTGAGGGACATTTCTGTTCAATTGAGTAGAGATGTGGTTAAACTTCGTGAGGAATTTGGGAAGGCATTGAAAAGCAACTACCAAGCTGTTGTCGATACCAATGAGCAGATACACTCTCTTTATGAGAATATCCAGGATTTGGATTCAGATCTTTTGCAATTGTGCTTTGGTGATGAGGATTTGTTGCCCAGGATGAATGATACCGAATTGCCATCCATGAAGGTGGCTAAGCGAAGAGGAAGTGACGGTACTTATGGTCGAGAGTCATCGTTCTCTAGCTCGGTTCAGAAGCAACATCTTGAGGAGTCCTATGACTTCAACATAGATGAGGTACAGAACACCCTCAAAGTGAGTTCATGGGTAGTAGCATTGACAAAATTCAAACGTGATCCTTCAGTGTCGGATAGCTTGGACAAGCTtttgtcttctttctcGGATTTGCCGATAACTGGAAATGTATTGGATTACTGTGAAAAACTAGGGGAATGGGTAATAACGGAAAAGCCGTCATTAACCTTAGATCAATACCTTTCGCTACTGTCACTTacagaagaatcaaaatatcaatttgataGCAGAGTTCATACTTGGCTGTTTGATCAAATTGTGCAGCATCCGGATATCTTATCTGGAAGCGTTTCGCCAAAGGTCGCTCAGTTCATGAAGACCGAAAGCTTCCGTGAAGCTATGTCTAACAGACTGATATCACAATATGAGGCcgaattgaaaaattggaatgCCCACAAAGACGACGAAATCAAGGAACCTGAATTGATAGATCCATATGATACAGACAAGAAGACTTCAACTCTGGTAAAAGATATTACAATGTACGAATTAGGACTCACTGACTCTAGAaggattcttcttcatgaTTGCAAAGAGAAAGTATCTGAACTGCTAGTACATCTAAAATCGTTCACAAGTGAAACTCAGTATCGACAGATTACCGATAAACTCAGCCAAATGCTGGAGAAAGAGCGTATCAGAATATTGGAAGATAACAATGGAGATAAACCAAGTTATAGCGCATCCAATATGAATACGCTTGTCGATGCCCTTCTGCTAGAAAGAAATAATTCTCATTATGTAACTTATCTTTCTATGTAG
- the ARB1 gene encoding ATP-binding cassette family ATPase ARB1 (highly similar to uniprot|P40024 Saccharomyces cerevisiae YER036C): MAPVSASKAKRDAKKAERDAKRVAAGKTTRRSKKEDETVDEAAAAADKIAQLKLQQDKDGISDRVVTGVLDSLETSRDIKLSSVSLLFHGKVLIQDSQLELNYGRRYGLLGENGCGKSTFLKAVASREYPIPENIDIYLLDEPAEPSEYSALEYVVREAQGELKRLEDLVEKILLEDGPESDLLEPLYERMDDMDPSTFESRAAIILIGLGFNSKTINKKTKDMSGGWKMRVALAKALFVKPTLLLLDDPTAHLDLEACVWLEEYLKRFDRTLVLVSHSQDFLNGVCTNMLDMRLQKLMAYGGNYDSYVKTRSELETNQMKQYTKQQEEIAHIKKFIASAGTYANLVKQAKSRQKILDKMEADGLIQPVAADKVFSFRFPEVERLPPPVLAFDDISFSYDGNSENNLYEHLDFGVDMDSRIALVGPNGVGKSTLLKIMTGQLTTQSGRVSRHSHVKLGVYSQHSQDQLDLTKSALEFVRDKYPHVSQDFQYWRGQLGRYGLTGEGQTVQMGTLSEGQRSRVVFALLALEQPNVLLLDEPTNGLDIPTIDSLADAINEFNGGVVVVSHDFRLLDKIAKDIFVVEHKTATRWDGSILDYKNKLAKNVVL; encoded by the coding sequence atggcTCCAGTATCTGCATCTAAGGCAAAGAGAGATGCCAAAAAAGCCGAAAGAGACGCCAAGAGGGTTGCTGCTGGTAAGACTACCAGAAGATCCAAGAAGGAAGATGAAACAGTTGATGAAGCCGCCGCTGCAGCTGACAAAATTGCACAATTGAAGTTGCAACAAGATAAAGACGGTATATCTGACCGTGTCGTTACCGGTGTTCTAGATTCATTGGAAACTTCTCGTGATATTAAGCTATCTTCTGTTTCCTTGTTGTTCCACGGTAAAGTTTTGATCCAAGATTCCCAATTGGAATTAAATTATGGTCGTCGTTATGGTTTATTGGGTGAAAACGGTTGTGGTAAGTCCACTTTCTTGAAGGCTGTTGCCAGCAGAGAATACCCAATTCCtgaaaatattgatatttaTTTGTTGGACGAACCTGCTGAGCCAAGTGAATATTCCGCTTTGGAATACGTCGTCAGGGAAGCTCAAggtgaattgaaaagattggaaGATTTGGTAGAAAAGATTCTCTTGGAAGATGGTCCTGAATCTGATCTATTGGAACCACTATACGAAAGAATGGACGATATGGATCCATCCACTTTCGAATCCAGAGCTGCTATTATCTTGATTGGTTTGGGTTTCAACTCTAAGACTATCAACAAGAAGACCAAGGACATGTCTGGTGGTTGGAAGATGCGTGTCGCTCTTGCTAAGGCTTTGTTCGTTAAGCCAACtcttttgttgttggaTGACCCAACCGCGcatttggatttggaagCTTGTGTTTGGTTagaagaatatttgaagagattCGACAGAACTTTGGTTCTTGTCTCTCATTCtcaagatttcttgaacgGTGTTTGTACCAATATGTTAGATATGAGATTACAAAAGTTGATGGCATACGGTGGTAATTACGACTCCTACGTTAAGACTCGTTCCGAATTGGAGACCAATCAAATGAAACAATACACCaaacaacaagaagaaattgctCATATCAAGAAGTTCATTGCTTCTGCTGGTACTTATGCCAACTTAGTTAAGCAAGCCAAGTCTAGACAAAAGATTTTGGACAAAATGGAAGCGGATGGTTTGATTCAACCAGTTGCTGCCGACAAGGTCTTCTCCTTCAGATTCCCAGAGGTTGAAAGATTACCACCTCCAGTTTTGGCATTCGATGATATTTCCTTCTCTTACGATGGTAACTCAGAAAACAACCTATACGAACATTTAGACTTTGGTGTTGATATGGACTCTAGAATTGCTTTAGTCGGTCCAAATGGTGTTGGTAAATCTactttgttgaagattATGACTGGTCAATTGACCACTCAAAGCGGTCGTGTTTCCAGACACAGTCACGTCAAATTGGGTGTTTACTCCCAACATTCTCAAGACCAATTGGACTTGACCAAGTCTGCCTTGGAATTCGTCCGTGATAAGTATCCACATGTCTCTCAGGATTTCCAATACTGGAGAGGTCAACTAGGTCGTTACGGTCTAACAGGTGAAGGTCAAACCGTTCAAATGGGTACTCTTTCTGAAGGTCAAAGATCAAGAGTGGTGTTTGCATTGCTTGCATTGGAACAACCAAATGTCCTACTATTAGATGAACCTACTAACGGTTTGGATATTCCAACTATTGACTCTTTGGCTGACGCTATTAACGAATTCAATGGTGGTGTCGTTGTTGTCTCGCACGATTTCAGATTGCTTGACAAGATTGCAAAGGACATTTTCGTTGTCGAACATAAGACTGCCACCAGATGGGATGGTAGCATCTTGGAttacaagaacaaattGGCCAAGAACGTGGTTTTGTAG
- a CDS encoding uncharacterized protein (some similarities with uniprot|P53080 Saccharomyces cerevisiae YGL222C EDC1 RNA-binding protein activates mRNA decapping directly by binding to the mRNA substrate and enhancing the activity of the decapping proteins Dcp1p and Dcp2p) has translation MMSTDTMYFNSSRSMPSHRGRHQKQTRLQKPDRRMENQIKLRKQQSAEPPVVSNQDHETAMSQFAYSGYGNQGTSLTTASSEAMDTMGFVSDDLKQLLSMTDSNKKENSSPQLNHNQQQQQPLPVSNSPRLSPSGTYQQSPLPPNQGLYGPMMVPPPFLMSNVPKLGPHPYAGIANGPGMLPMYVPMNAGRPINQPPAYPQAMYNATHQQGIAFPPQQLFQHQQLHSSQPQPQQVQQVQQQKLQSPAPNNAQITKSSVEPQTVVGNTEQTKQPASDNKQISKSPKEESRQQRSENSSSHSKTKSSKKRNARKNDSIPPQQVPVSFSSPSAPSSRSSKSSNKKSNHMRSESRSDDHSKCYAGATFATEAPQVTTLPKPSFV, from the coding sequence ATGATGTCTACCGATACGATGTATTTTAATAGCTCACGATCTATGCCGAGCCATAGAGGCCGTCATCAGAAACAAACACGATTGCAAAAACCTGATAGGCGAATGGAGAACCAGATAAAGCTTAGAAAGCAGCAGTCTGCAGAACCTCCTGTCGTTTCCAATCAGGATCATGAGACTGCTATGTCACAATTTGCTTACTCTGGTTATGGAAATCAAGGAACTTCGCTGACCACTGCTTCATCTGAGGCGATGGATACCATGGGTTTTGTATCAGATGACTTGAAGCAACTACTTTCTATGACAgattcaaacaaaaaagagaaCAGCTCTCCGCAACTTAACCACaaccaacaacaacaacagccaCTGCCTGTTTCGAACTCACCAAGATTGAGCCCATCCGGAACTTACCAGCAATCCCCTTTACCCCCCAACCAAGGACTCTACGGACCTATGATGGTCCCTCCACCATTTTTAATGAGCAATGTGCCAAAACTAGGTCCACATCCCTACGCTGGTATTGCAAATGGTCCTGGTATGTTGCCTATGTATGTTCCTATGAATGCTGGTCGTCCAATCAACCAACCTCCTGCATACCCTCAAGCAATGTACAATGCGACTCACCAACAAGGTATTGCATTCCCACCGCAACAActttttcaacatcaacaattaCATTCATCACAGCCACAACCACAACAAGTCCAACAAGTTCAGCAACAAAAACTGCAATCTCCAGCTCCAAATAATGCACAGATTACAAAATCATCTGTGGAGCCGCAAACTGTTGTAGGTAACACAGAACAAACCAAACAACCTGCATCTGACAACaaacagatttcaaaatctcccaaagaagaatctcGTCAACAACGTTCTGAGAACTCTTCATctcattcaaaaacaaaatccTCAAAGAAGAGGAATGCGAGAAAGAACGACAGTATCCCTCCACAACAGGTTCCAGTTTCGTTTTCATCACCATCTGCTCCATCTTCCAGATCTTCGAAAAGCAGCAACAAGAAAAGCAATCATATGAGGTCTGAATCAAGATCTGATGATCATAGCAAATGTTATGCTGGTGCTACGTTTGCTACAGAAGCTCCTCAGGTAACCACCTTGCCGAAACCAAGTTTCGTTTGA
- a CDS encoding uncharacterized protein (some similarities with uniprot|P40022 Saccharomyces cerevisiae YER034W), giving the protein MDAFSLKKDNRKKFQDKEKLKRKHATPSDRKYRSLNKKAEAEAQAAEEEKQSMTLESNEHRYTSELLEEPDTGSGDEQIADVTAKIKEILLTKGDEQPFLKSATPQDTTRRFTKKQLENMSVSELNELLLNRTVNANELPSKSKIAPLLGSKSFESSYGGSSSDDKNPVTTTHNNLPLSHIPTPLKEDESFLDSII; this is encoded by the coding sequence ATGGATGCATTcagtttgaagaaagacaaTCGTAAGAAGTTTCAAGATAAAGAGAAGCTAAAGAGGAAGCATGCCACTCCAAGCGATAGAAAATACAGATCACTGAACAAGAAAGCAGAGGCAGAAGCACAAGCCGCggaagaagagaagcaaTCCATGACTTTAGAGTCGAACGAGCATAGATACACATCTGAGCTACTCGAGGAGCCAGATACAGGATCTGGCGATGAACAAATTGCTGACGTTACTGCAAAGATCAAAGAGATTTTGTTGACAAAAGGCGATGAGCAGCCCTTCTTAAAGAGCGCAACCCCACAAGACACTACCAGAAGATTCACAAAGAAACAGTTAGAGAATATGAGCGTATCTGAACTTAATGAACTACTTCTTAACCGTACAGTAAATGCTAACGAACTTCCTTCTAAATCTAAAATAGCACCCCTGTTAGGATCTAAGTCCTTTGAAAGTTCCTATGGAGGATCAAGTTCAGACGACAAAAACCCCGTCACCACCACGCACAACAATCTACCCCTGTCGCATATTCCAACccctttgaaagaagacGAGAGTTTCCTAGACAGTATTATATAG
- the NIF3 gene encoding uncharacterized protein (similar to uniprot|P53081 Saccharomyces cerevisiae YGL221C): MSRALSRAQLKSVIKKISQLYPESYADSAWDNTGLLIDCSVDTEQSHAKTQPKVLLTIDLTESVAKEALAKECNLIVAYHPFIFPSWKKLTPHSNPQHASAIKLIQRGISVYSPHTAIDAAKNGVNDWLVSSLGGSVSSSVSIERVTPVQDEEEHEVGYGRVVDLNEPLSLKDIVNNVKDTLDLSFVQVATKNELSDHKIKKVALCAGSGSGVFKSLREDVDLYYTGELSHHEVLRYKESGKAVIVCNHSNTERGFLRKVMHPSLTKSGIDCIVSETDIDPLQVI, translated from the coding sequence ATGTCTAGAGCACTATCCAGAGCGCAACTGAAATCTGTCATCAAGAAAATATCCCAGTTGTATCCCGAGAGTTACGCTGATTCTGCATGGGATAACACCGGCTTGCTAATAGATTGTTCAGTTGACACCGAGCAATCTCATGCCAAAACACAACCAAAGGTGTTGTTGACTATTGATTTGACTGAAAGTGTAGCAAAAGAAGCCCTAGCTAAAGAATGCAATTTGATAGTTGCATACCATCCGTTTATTTTCCCTagttggaagaaattaaCACCACATAGCAATCCACAACATGCTTCAGCAATAaaattgattcaaagagGTATTTCTGTATATTCCCCCCATACAGCTATTGATGCAGCTAAGAACGGTGTCAATGACTGGTTAGTTAGCTCTTTGGGTGGTAGTGTATCTTCAAGTGTTTCAATTGAGCGTGTCACTCCTGTTCAAGACGAGGAAGAACATGAAGTTGGATACGGTCGTGTAGTCGATTTGAACGAACCATTATCACTAAAAGACATCGTAAACAACGTGAAGGATACACTGGATTTATCATTTGTTCAGGTCGCTACTAAGAATGAATTGTCCGACCATAAAATCAAGAAAGTCGCTTTATGTGCAGGCAGTGGATCTGGCgtcttcaaaagtttaCGTGAAGACGTTGATTTGTATTACACAGGTGAATTATCACATCATGAAGTATTGCGATACAAAGAATCAGGGAAAGCGGTCATTGTCTGTAATCATTCCAATACTGAAAGAGGATTTCTGCGTAAAGTTATGCATCCTTCATTAACGAAATCAGGCATCGACTGCATTGTTTCGGAAACTGACATCGATCCATTGCAAGTTATATAA
- the BOL2 gene encoding Bol2p (similar to uniprot|P53082 Saccharomyces cerevisiae YGL220W), with amino-acid sequence MLTQDDLKAKLEKEIPNFYHALITDTSNGCGQSFDVVVVSDVFVGKNKLSRCRIVNKALAEEVAQIHAFGCKCYTTNEWNEILGN; translated from the coding sequence ATGTTGACGCAGGACGATTTGAAGGCCAAGctagagaaagaaataccTAACTTCTACCATGCACTTATAACAGATACATCAAATGGGTGTGGGCAGTCATTCGATGTAGTCGTCGTTAGCGACGTatttgttggaaagaataaGCTATCGCGTTGTAGGATAGTGAATAAGGCGTTAGCTGAAGAAGTAGCCCAAATTCATGCGTTTGGCTGTAAGTGCTATACAACCAATGAATGGAATGAAATTCTAGGGAACTAG